The following are encoded together in the Humulus lupulus chromosome 5, drHumLupu1.1, whole genome shotgun sequence genome:
- the LOC133779437 gene encoding phospholipid-transporting ATPase 2-like has translation PVFNFSFVSGVSGTSLFNSVSLMAYNVFYTTVPVLVSVLDKDLSEETVMQHPQILFYCQAGRLLNPSTFARWFGRSLFHAIVVFVISIHAYAYEKSEMEEISLVALSGCIWLQAFVMILETK, from the exons CCTGTTTTCAACTTCTCTTTTGTTTCAGGTGTCTCAGGGACTAGTCTTTTTAATTCTGTTAGCTTGATGGCTTATAATGTTTTCTACACTACTGTTCCTGTTCTAGTCAGTGTCCTAGACAAAGATCTTAGTGAAGAAACAGTGATGCAACATCCACAAATTTTGTTTTATTGTCAAGCGGGAAG ACTTCTAAATCCTAGCACATTCGCTCGATGGTTTGGAAGATCTCTTTTTCAT GCAATTGTTGTATTTGTAATCAGCATACATGCCTACGCTTATGAAAAAAGTGAAATGGAGGAGATCTCATTGGTTGCTCTCTCTGGATGTATTTGGTTGCAGGCTTTTGTTATGATATTAGAAACAAAGTAA